In Nicotiana tabacum cultivar K326 chromosome 17, ASM71507v2, whole genome shotgun sequence, one DNA window encodes the following:
- the LOC107793857 gene encoding ubiquitin-activating enzyme E1 1 isoform X1 — MVCLFLLGYKLLCLIYYVWNKLQMKLFTALGLGIFVDLIIPIIVVEFLHVTSPDLDLLNCFLILVVFMGFRRVFSSLLHYMLPRKRSAEGVVVDGDGNSSSCDPERVLKKHRISCVISSGAKENTSGCSTNKIVGNNFKGNASSSSAGEQSVTEMAFDDGNPHDIDEDLHSRQLAVYGRETMRRLFASNVLVSGIQGLGAETAKNLILAGVKSVTLHDEGEVQLWDLSSNFIFSESDVGKNRALASVQKLQELNNAVAVSTLTTKLNKEKLSDFQAVVFTNTSLEDALEFSGYCHNHQPPIAFIRTEVRGLFGYVFCDFGPEFTVFDVDGEEPHTGIIASISNDNPALVSCVDDERLEFQDGDLVVFSEVRGMTELNDGKPRKIRSARPYSFTLDEDTTNFGPYERGGIVTQVKQPKLLKFKTLREAIRDPGDFLLSDFSKFDRPPLLHLAFQALDKFRSELARFPLAGSEDDAQRLITIATDLNESRGEGKLEDINPKLLQQFSSGAGAELNPMAAMFGGIVGQEVVKACSGKFHPLFQFFYFDSVESLPTEPLDPSDLKPLNTRYDAQISVFGHKFQKKLEDAKVFLVGSGALGCEFLKNLALMGVSCNKQGKLTVTDDDVIEKSNLSRQFLFRDWNIGQAKSTVAATAAASINSQLQVEALQNRVGPETENVFDDTFWENLSVVINALDNINARLYVDQRCLYFQKPLLESGTLGAKCNTQMVIPHLTENYGASRDPPEKQAPMCTLHSFPHNIDHCLTWARSEFEGLLEKIPAEVNAYLSNPSEYTSAQTNAGDAQARDNLERVLECLDLESCETFEDCIAWARLKFEDYFANRVKQLIFTFPEDAMTSSGAPFWSAPKRFPHPLQFSSTDPSHLHFIMAASILRAETFGIPIPDWAKHPKKLSEAVDKVMVPDFQPKKDAKIVTDEKATSLSTASIDDAAVIDELISKLEHYRKNLTPGFRMKPIQFEKDDDTNYHMDLIAALANMRARNYSIPEVDKLKAKFIAGRIIPAIATTTAMATGLVCLELYKVLDGGHKLEDYRNTFANLALPLFSMAEPVPPKVVKHQDMSWTVWDRWVIKDNPTLRELIQWLADKGLNAYSISCGSCLLFNSMFPRHKERMDKKVVDLARDVAKVELPPYRRHLDVVVACEDDEDNDVDIPLVSVYFR; from the exons ATGGTATGCCTTTTCTTGTTGGGATATAAGCTTCTTTGCTTGATATACTATGTTTGGAATAAATTGCAAATGAAACTATTTACTGCGTTAGGGTTAGGTATCTTTGTTGATCTGATAATTCCTATCATCGTCGTTGAGTTTTTGCACGTTACGTCTCCTGATCTTGATTTATTGAATTGTTTTCTGATTTTGGTTGTCTTTATGGGTTTTCGCCGAGTTTTTAGCAGTTTATTGCACTATATGCTTCCTAGAAAGAGATCTGCAGAAGGCGTGGTAGTTGACGGTGACGGTAACAGTAGCAGCTGTGATCCAGAGAGAGTTCTCAAAAAGCATAGAATTAGTTGCGTGATCTCTTCCGGTGCCAAAGAGAATACCAGCGGTTGCAGTACTAACAAGATTGTAGGCAATAATTTTAAGGGTAACGCTAGCAGCAGTAGTGCCGGTGAACAGTCGGTAACAGAAATGGCATTTGATGATGGAAATCCGCATGATATTGATGAGGATCTCCACAGCCGACAGCTTGCTGTGTATGGTCGTGAAACTATGCGGCGGCTTTTTGCTTCTAATGTTCTTGTCTCCGGGATCCAAGGGCTTGGTGCTGAAACAG CAAAGAATCTTATACTTGCTGGTGTAAAGTCTGTGACTCTGCATGATGAAGGAGAAGTGCAGTTGTGGGATCTGTCGAGCAATTTTATTTTCTCGGAGAGTGATGTTGGTAAGAACAGAGCACTTGCTTCTGTTCAAAAGCTACAGGAGCTCAACAATGCTGTAGCTGTCTCAACTTTGACTACAAAATTGAACAAGGAAAAGCTTTCTGATTTCCAG GCTGTGGTATTTACTAACACCAGCTTAGAGGATGCACTGGAGTTCAGCGGTTACTGCCACAATCATCAACCCCCTATAGCATTTATCAGAACTGAAGTGAGAGGTCTATTTGGTTATGTCTTCTGTGATTTTGGCCCTGAATTCACAGTTTTTGATGTAGATGGTGAAGAACCTCATACGGGCATCATTGCATCAATTAGTAATGATAACCCTGCCCTTGTTTCGTGTGTGGATGATGAAAGGCTTGAGTTTCAGGATGGGGACCTAGTTGTGTTCTCAGAAGTTCGGGGCATGACAGAACTTAATGATGGGAAGCCAAGAAAAATTAGAAGTGCAAGACCTTATTCCTTTACCCTCGACGAGGACACAACAAACTTCGGTCCCTATGAGAGAGGTGGTATTGTCACTCAGGTGAAGCAGCCCAAACTTTTGAAGTTTAAGACATTGAGAGAGGCTATCAGGGATCCTGGCGATTTTCTTCTTAGTGATTTCTCGAAGTTTGACCGGCCGCCTCTGCTGCATTTGGCATTCCAAGCATTAGACAAGTTCAGATCTGAATTGGCACGGTTTCCTCTTGCTGGTTCAGAAGATGATGCTCAGAGGCTGATAACTATTGCGACTGATTTAAATGAAAGCAGGGGAGAGGGGAAATTGGAAGATATAAACCCTAAACTTTTACAGCAATTTTCTTCTGGTGCAGGTGCTGAACTTAATCCCATGGCTGCAATGTTTGGGGGTATTGTTGGGCAGGAGGTTGTTAAGGCTTGCTCTGGGAAGTTTCATCCACTTTTTCAG TTCTTCTACTTTGACTCCGTGGAATCACTTCCAACTGAGCCACTGGATCCTAGTGATCTCAAGCCATTAAATACACGTTATGATGCCCAAATCTCAGTGTTTGGGCATAAATTCCAGAAGAAACTAGAAGATGCGAAGGTGTTCTTGGTGGGATCAGGTGCCCTGGGCTGTGAGTTCCTGAAGAACTTGGCTTTAATGGGAGTTTCATGCAACAAACAAGGGAAACTGACAGTCACTGATGATGATGTGATTGAGAAGAGTAACCTTAGTAGACAATTTCTCTTCCGTGATTGGAACATTGGCCAGGCAAAATCCACTGTTGCTGCTACAGCTGCAGCATCGATAAATTCCCAGCTTCAAGTTGAAGCTTTGCAGAACCGTGTGGGTCCTGAAACTGAAAATGTGTTTGATGACACTTTCTGGGAGAATCTTAGTGTGGTTATAAATGCACTTGACAATATCAATGCAAGACTTTATGTCGATCAGAGATGCTTGTACTTTCAGAAGCCACTGCTTGAATCAGGAACCCTTGGTGCCAAATGTAACACTCAGATGGTGATTCCCCATCTGACTGAGAATTATGGTGCATCAAGAGATCCTCCAGAGAAACAAGCACCAATGTGCACTTTGCACTCCTTCCCACATAATATTGATCATTGTTTGACATGGGCACGGTCCGAATTTGAGGGTCTGCTCGAGAAAATACCAGCCGAAGTTAATGCTTATCTTTCTAATCCAAGTGAATATACATCTGCACAAACAAATGCTGGTGATGCTCAAGCCAGAGACAATTTGGAGCGTGTTCTGGAGTGCCTTGATCTAGAAAGCTGTGAAACCTTTGAAGATTGCATTGCATGGGCACGCCTCAA GTTTGAAGATTATTTTGCAAACAGAGTAAAACAACTGATTTTCACTTTCCCTGAGGATGCTATGACCAGTTCTGGAGCCCCCTTTTGGTCTGCTCCTAAGCGCTTCCCTCATCCCTTGCAGTTCTCTTCTACCGACCCTAGTCATCTCCATTTTATCATGGCTGCATCCATTTTACGTGCTGAGACATTTGGTATACCTATTCCCGATTGGGCTAAGCACCCAAAGAAACTGAGTGAAGCAGTGGACAAGGTTATGGTCCCAGATTTTCAACCGAAAAAAGATGCGAAAATTGTGACTGATGAGAAGGCGACTAGTCTCTCTACAGCTTCTATAGATGATGCTGCTGTCATCGATGAACTTATATCAAAGTTGGAGCACTATAGGAAGAATCTAACACCAGGCTTCAGGATGAAACCTATTCAATTTGAGAAG GACGATGACACTAATTATCACATGGATCTTATAGCTGCACTTGCTAACATGAGGGCGAGAAACTACAGTATCCCTGAAGTTGACAAGCTGAAAGCTAAGTTTATCGCGGGGAGGATCATTCCTGCAATCGCGACTACTACTGCGATGGCAACGGGTTTGGTTTGCCTTGAGCTGTATAAGGTTCTAGATGGGGGCCACAAACTGGAGGACTACCGGAACACGTTTGCCAACCTTGCTCTACCTCTTTTTTCAATGGCTGAGCCGGTACCGCCCAAGGTTGTCAAACATCAAGATATGAGCTGGACTGTTTGGGATAGGTGGGTCATCAAGGACAATCCTACATTGAGAGAACTAATCCAATGGCTTGCAGACAAGGGACTGAATGCTTACAGCATTTCATGTGGAAGCTGCCTGCTCTTTAACAGCATGTTCCCCCGGCACAAGGAACGAATGGACAAGAAGGTAGTAGATTTGGCGAGGGACGTGGCCAAGGTGGAGCTACCACCATATCGCCGTCACTTGGATGTTGTTGTTGCCTGTGAAGATGATGAAGATAACGACGTTGATATTCCTCTGGTGTCCGTATATTTCCGTTAA
- the LOC107793857 gene encoding ubiquitin-activating enzyme E1 1 isoform X2, translating into MLPRKRSAEGVVVDGDGNSSSCDPERVLKKHRISCVISSGAKENTSGCSTNKIVGNNFKGNASSSSAGEQSVTEMAFDDGNPHDIDEDLHSRQLAVYGRETMRRLFASNVLVSGIQGLGAETAKNLILAGVKSVTLHDEGEVQLWDLSSNFIFSESDVGKNRALASVQKLQELNNAVAVSTLTTKLNKEKLSDFQAVVFTNTSLEDALEFSGYCHNHQPPIAFIRTEVRGLFGYVFCDFGPEFTVFDVDGEEPHTGIIASISNDNPALVSCVDDERLEFQDGDLVVFSEVRGMTELNDGKPRKIRSARPYSFTLDEDTTNFGPYERGGIVTQVKQPKLLKFKTLREAIRDPGDFLLSDFSKFDRPPLLHLAFQALDKFRSELARFPLAGSEDDAQRLITIATDLNESRGEGKLEDINPKLLQQFSSGAGAELNPMAAMFGGIVGQEVVKACSGKFHPLFQFFYFDSVESLPTEPLDPSDLKPLNTRYDAQISVFGHKFQKKLEDAKVFLVGSGALGCEFLKNLALMGVSCNKQGKLTVTDDDVIEKSNLSRQFLFRDWNIGQAKSTVAATAAASINSQLQVEALQNRVGPETENVFDDTFWENLSVVINALDNINARLYVDQRCLYFQKPLLESGTLGAKCNTQMVIPHLTENYGASRDPPEKQAPMCTLHSFPHNIDHCLTWARSEFEGLLEKIPAEVNAYLSNPSEYTSAQTNAGDAQARDNLERVLECLDLESCETFEDCIAWARLKFEDYFANRVKQLIFTFPEDAMTSSGAPFWSAPKRFPHPLQFSSTDPSHLHFIMAASILRAETFGIPIPDWAKHPKKLSEAVDKVMVPDFQPKKDAKIVTDEKATSLSTASIDDAAVIDELISKLEHYRKNLTPGFRMKPIQFEKDDDTNYHMDLIAALANMRARNYSIPEVDKLKAKFIAGRIIPAIATTTAMATGLVCLELYKVLDGGHKLEDYRNTFANLALPLFSMAEPVPPKVVKHQDMSWTVWDRWVIKDNPTLRELIQWLADKGLNAYSISCGSCLLFNSMFPRHKERMDKKVVDLARDVAKVELPPYRRHLDVVVACEDDEDNDVDIPLVSVYFR; encoded by the exons ATGCTTCCTAGAAAGAGATCTGCAGAAGGCGTGGTAGTTGACGGTGACGGTAACAGTAGCAGCTGTGATCCAGAGAGAGTTCTCAAAAAGCATAGAATTAGTTGCGTGATCTCTTCCGGTGCCAAAGAGAATACCAGCGGTTGCAGTACTAACAAGATTGTAGGCAATAATTTTAAGGGTAACGCTAGCAGCAGTAGTGCCGGTGAACAGTCGGTAACAGAAATGGCATTTGATGATGGAAATCCGCATGATATTGATGAGGATCTCCACAGCCGACAGCTTGCTGTGTATGGTCGTGAAACTATGCGGCGGCTTTTTGCTTCTAATGTTCTTGTCTCCGGGATCCAAGGGCTTGGTGCTGAAACAG CAAAGAATCTTATACTTGCTGGTGTAAAGTCTGTGACTCTGCATGATGAAGGAGAAGTGCAGTTGTGGGATCTGTCGAGCAATTTTATTTTCTCGGAGAGTGATGTTGGTAAGAACAGAGCACTTGCTTCTGTTCAAAAGCTACAGGAGCTCAACAATGCTGTAGCTGTCTCAACTTTGACTACAAAATTGAACAAGGAAAAGCTTTCTGATTTCCAG GCTGTGGTATTTACTAACACCAGCTTAGAGGATGCACTGGAGTTCAGCGGTTACTGCCACAATCATCAACCCCCTATAGCATTTATCAGAACTGAAGTGAGAGGTCTATTTGGTTATGTCTTCTGTGATTTTGGCCCTGAATTCACAGTTTTTGATGTAGATGGTGAAGAACCTCATACGGGCATCATTGCATCAATTAGTAATGATAACCCTGCCCTTGTTTCGTGTGTGGATGATGAAAGGCTTGAGTTTCAGGATGGGGACCTAGTTGTGTTCTCAGAAGTTCGGGGCATGACAGAACTTAATGATGGGAAGCCAAGAAAAATTAGAAGTGCAAGACCTTATTCCTTTACCCTCGACGAGGACACAACAAACTTCGGTCCCTATGAGAGAGGTGGTATTGTCACTCAGGTGAAGCAGCCCAAACTTTTGAAGTTTAAGACATTGAGAGAGGCTATCAGGGATCCTGGCGATTTTCTTCTTAGTGATTTCTCGAAGTTTGACCGGCCGCCTCTGCTGCATTTGGCATTCCAAGCATTAGACAAGTTCAGATCTGAATTGGCACGGTTTCCTCTTGCTGGTTCAGAAGATGATGCTCAGAGGCTGATAACTATTGCGACTGATTTAAATGAAAGCAGGGGAGAGGGGAAATTGGAAGATATAAACCCTAAACTTTTACAGCAATTTTCTTCTGGTGCAGGTGCTGAACTTAATCCCATGGCTGCAATGTTTGGGGGTATTGTTGGGCAGGAGGTTGTTAAGGCTTGCTCTGGGAAGTTTCATCCACTTTTTCAG TTCTTCTACTTTGACTCCGTGGAATCACTTCCAACTGAGCCACTGGATCCTAGTGATCTCAAGCCATTAAATACACGTTATGATGCCCAAATCTCAGTGTTTGGGCATAAATTCCAGAAGAAACTAGAAGATGCGAAGGTGTTCTTGGTGGGATCAGGTGCCCTGGGCTGTGAGTTCCTGAAGAACTTGGCTTTAATGGGAGTTTCATGCAACAAACAAGGGAAACTGACAGTCACTGATGATGATGTGATTGAGAAGAGTAACCTTAGTAGACAATTTCTCTTCCGTGATTGGAACATTGGCCAGGCAAAATCCACTGTTGCTGCTACAGCTGCAGCATCGATAAATTCCCAGCTTCAAGTTGAAGCTTTGCAGAACCGTGTGGGTCCTGAAACTGAAAATGTGTTTGATGACACTTTCTGGGAGAATCTTAGTGTGGTTATAAATGCACTTGACAATATCAATGCAAGACTTTATGTCGATCAGAGATGCTTGTACTTTCAGAAGCCACTGCTTGAATCAGGAACCCTTGGTGCCAAATGTAACACTCAGATGGTGATTCCCCATCTGACTGAGAATTATGGTGCATCAAGAGATCCTCCAGAGAAACAAGCACCAATGTGCACTTTGCACTCCTTCCCACATAATATTGATCATTGTTTGACATGGGCACGGTCCGAATTTGAGGGTCTGCTCGAGAAAATACCAGCCGAAGTTAATGCTTATCTTTCTAATCCAAGTGAATATACATCTGCACAAACAAATGCTGGTGATGCTCAAGCCAGAGACAATTTGGAGCGTGTTCTGGAGTGCCTTGATCTAGAAAGCTGTGAAACCTTTGAAGATTGCATTGCATGGGCACGCCTCAA GTTTGAAGATTATTTTGCAAACAGAGTAAAACAACTGATTTTCACTTTCCCTGAGGATGCTATGACCAGTTCTGGAGCCCCCTTTTGGTCTGCTCCTAAGCGCTTCCCTCATCCCTTGCAGTTCTCTTCTACCGACCCTAGTCATCTCCATTTTATCATGGCTGCATCCATTTTACGTGCTGAGACATTTGGTATACCTATTCCCGATTGGGCTAAGCACCCAAAGAAACTGAGTGAAGCAGTGGACAAGGTTATGGTCCCAGATTTTCAACCGAAAAAAGATGCGAAAATTGTGACTGATGAGAAGGCGACTAGTCTCTCTACAGCTTCTATAGATGATGCTGCTGTCATCGATGAACTTATATCAAAGTTGGAGCACTATAGGAAGAATCTAACACCAGGCTTCAGGATGAAACCTATTCAATTTGAGAAG GACGATGACACTAATTATCACATGGATCTTATAGCTGCACTTGCTAACATGAGGGCGAGAAACTACAGTATCCCTGAAGTTGACAAGCTGAAAGCTAAGTTTATCGCGGGGAGGATCATTCCTGCAATCGCGACTACTACTGCGATGGCAACGGGTTTGGTTTGCCTTGAGCTGTATAAGGTTCTAGATGGGGGCCACAAACTGGAGGACTACCGGAACACGTTTGCCAACCTTGCTCTACCTCTTTTTTCAATGGCTGAGCCGGTACCGCCCAAGGTTGTCAAACATCAAGATATGAGCTGGACTGTTTGGGATAGGTGGGTCATCAAGGACAATCCTACATTGAGAGAACTAATCCAATGGCTTGCAGACAAGGGACTGAATGCTTACAGCATTTCATGTGGAAGCTGCCTGCTCTTTAACAGCATGTTCCCCCGGCACAAGGAACGAATGGACAAGAAGGTAGTAGATTTGGCGAGGGACGTGGCCAAGGTGGAGCTACCACCATATCGCCGTCACTTGGATGTTGTTGTTGCCTGTGAAGATGATGAAGATAACGACGTTGATATTCCTCTGGTGTCCGTATATTTCCGTTAA
- the LOC107793856 gene encoding LRR repeats and ubiquitin-like domain-containing protein At2g30105, whose translation MEKQNKEMEKQGKSDTDNGSTITVTVKFSGRSLPVEISDESTVKDLKSLLQPLTNVLPRGQKLIFKGKVLVDEMTLKSSEVLNGAKIMLMATQGLHQGDGPIRKEAFTLPSMRMPEATRPKRDVPQAPILKSQLERWKATGVIALSECNLKALPDEVLTCGPSARVLDLSHNLIQHIPAGINSLSSLQKLILNGNEIMDNSLSWEGLASLKSLMVLSLNQNNIATLPPEIGALTSLRQLYVAHNKLTCLPSEIGLLTDLEVLKVNNNRIHTIPESIGGCASLIEVDFSSNLLVELPETIDKLKDLKALYLKNNGLKSLPSSIFKLCTELSILDLHGTEITMDVLRQLEGWENFDERRRSKHQKQLEFRVISSAKFDEGADKS comes from the exons ATggagaaacaaaataaagaaatggAGAAACAAGGAAAAAGCGATACCGATAACGGGAGCACAATAACGGTGACCGTTAAGTTCAGTGGCCGATCGTTGCCGGTGGAAATCTCCGACGAGTCCACCGTCAAAGACCTCAAGTCTCTACTTCAACCTCTCACAAATGTCCTCCCTCGCGGCCAAAAACTCATCTTCAAAG GGAAAGTTTTGGTGGATGAAATGACATTGAAGTCATCGGAGGTTTTAAATGGCGCTAAGATCATGCTTATGGCTACCCAGGGTTTACACCAAGGG GATGGACCGATAAGAAAGGAAGCTTTCACATTGCCCTCAATGAGGATGCCTGAAGCTACGAGACCTAAAAGAGACGTTCCTCAGGCTCCCATTTTGAAGAGCCAACTTGAACGGTGGAAGGCTACTGGCGTCATTGCATTATCAGAATGCAATCTGAAG GCCCTGCCTGATGAAGTGTTGACTTGCGGACCTTCTGCAAGAGTTCTTGATCTCAGCCACAACTTGATACAACATATTCCAGCCGGGATTAATAGCTTGAGTTCTCTTCAG AAACTGATTCTCAATGGAAATGAAATTATGGATAATTCCTTAAGCTGGGAAGGGCTAGCTTCTTTAAAAAGTCTTATGGTTCTTTCTTTGAACCAAAACAA CATTGCAACACTACCTCCTGAGATTGGGGCTTTGACCAGTTTGAGACAGCTTTATGTTGCACATAACAAGTTAACATGTCTCCCATCTGAAATAGGTCTGTTGACTGACCTTGAGGTTTTGAAAGTTAACAACAACAG GATACACACTATTCCGGAAAGTATAGGGGGTTGTGCTTCTCTGATTGAG GTTGATTTTTCATCTAATCTTTTGGTGGAGTTGCCAGAAACAATTGACAAACTAAAGGACTTAAAG GCACTTTATCTTAAAAACAACGGGCTCAAATCGCTCCCGAGCAGCATATTCAAACTGTGCACAGAACTCTCAATACTGGATCTCCATGGCACTGAAATAACCATGGATGTTCTTCGCCAG CTTGAAGGATGGGAGAATTTTGATGAGAGAAGACGCTCGAAGCATCAGAAGCAATTGGAGTTCAGAGTGATCAGCTCAGCCAAATTTGATGAAGGAGCTGATAAAAGCTGA
- the LOC107793855 gene encoding chaperone protein dnaJ 49, with product MDGNKDEAKKCLKIAEDSIQSGNRERALKFLNKARRLDPSLEIDHLLSQTDATSQSENPSSNIPTYDFSSENGPRRRVSGSGGSSVAYSEEQVTTVKEIKRKKDYYEILGLEKSTCSVEDVRKAYRKLSLKVHPDKNKAPGAEDAFKMVSKAFQCLSDEESRRRYDLVGSEEEAVYERRPHRHAGGARMNTFNGFYDDGNVDAEEIFRNFFFGGMRPATTTTHFSFRPRVDVRYQGPTGWLRTLIQLLPVILILLLNFLPSSDPVYSFSKSYPYDHRLTTQRGVNYYVKTGKFEQEYPINSPKHAALEEKVENDYYSILSHNCRLEMQQFHWGYRRETPNCDSLKQFQTAA from the coding sequence atGGATGGAAACAAAGATGAAGCGAAAAAATGCTTGAAAATAGCAGAAGATTCGATCCAATCTGGGAATCGAGAACGTGCCTTAAAATTCTTGAATAAAGCCCGTCGTTTAGACCCTTCACTTGAAATTGATCATCTTTTATCCCAAACTGATGCGACATCCCAATCTGAAAATCCTAGTTCTAATATACCCACATATGATTTTTCATCTGAAAATGGGCCCCGCCGTAGGGTTTCGGGTAGTGGCGGGTCATCAGTGGCATATAGTGAGGAGCAAGTGACAACTGTGAAAGAAATTAAGAGGAAGAAGGATTACTATGAGATTCTTGGGTTGGAGAAAAGTACTTGTAGTGTTGAGGATGTACGTAAGGCGTATAGGAAGTTGTCGTTGAAAGTCCATCCTGATAAGAATAAAGCACCTGGAGCTGAGGATGCATTTAAGATGGTGTCTAAGGCGTTTCAATGCTTGAGCGACGAGGAAAGTCGAAGAAGGTATGATCTTGTTGGTTCTGAGGAGGAGGCTGTTTACGAAAGACGTCCTCATAGGCATGCTGGTGGTGCTAGAATGAATACATTTAATGGGTTCTATGATGACGGTAATGTTGACGCGGAAGAGATTTTCAGGAATTTCTTCTTTGGTGGAATGCGTCCTGCAACGACTACTACCCATTTTAGCTTTCGCCCTAGAGTGGATGTGAGATATCAAGGACCGACTGGGTGGCTGAGGACTTTGATTCAATTGTTGCCTGTGATATTGATTTTGTTGTTGAACTTTCTGCCTTCTTCGGACCCGGTTTACTCCTTTTCGAAGTCTTATCCGTATGATCATAGGTTGACTACACAAAGAGGTGTAAATTACTATGTGAAGACTGGGAAATTTGAGCAGGAGTATCCTATTAATAGCCCAAAGCATGCGGCACTTGAAGAAAAGGTTGAGAATGATTATTACTCAATCCTTTCTCACAATTGCAGGCTTGAAATGCAGCAATTTCATTGGGGTTATCGAAGAGAAACTCCAAATTGTGACTCTCTGAAGCAGTTCCAAACAGCGGCTTGA